One Paenibacillus sp. FSL W8-0186 genomic window carries:
- a CDS encoding MarR family transcriptional regulator, whose product MHTEEFGKLLGKIVKDYQNHLEEELAPTLTTSQLSVLEVLEQNGQLKPSDLIPFLATTPAAVTMLLDRMEKAELIRRDRDEEDRRIVWISITEKGKAEADRGISIRHAYLDGVLSRISTHNQQLLVYLMGKISGIK is encoded by the coding sequence ATGCATACGGAAGAATTCGGAAAATTACTTGGCAAAATCGTAAAAGACTATCAGAATCATTTGGAAGAGGAGCTTGCGCCAACCTTAACCACATCCCAATTGTCGGTGCTTGAAGTATTAGAGCAGAATGGCCAGTTGAAGCCGTCGGATCTGATTCCGTTTCTAGCAACGACCCCGGCGGCGGTAACGATGCTTCTGGACCGGATGGAGAAGGCGGAGCTGATTCGCCGCGACCGGGACGAGGAAGACCGGCGGATCGTCTGGATATCGATTACGGAAAAAGGCAAGGCGGAGGCCGACCGGGGAATTTCGATCCGTCACGCCTATTTGGACGGTGTGCTCAGCCGCATTTCTACGCATAATCAGCAGCTGCTTGTTTATTTAATGGGCAAAATTTCAGGGATAAAGTAA
- a CDS encoding branched-chain amino acid aminotransferase — protein MESLHIELSQNLKQKPDPGALGFGQYFSDHMLTMEYSLEAGWHDLKIVPYGPIALDPSAMVFHYGQEVFEGMKAYRTAAGELVLFRPDMNLKRLNDSCERLSIPQVEPSTLLQGITELIKVDASWIPSGEENALYIRPFIIATEPCLGVRASHTYKLLVILSPVGSYYPEGIHPVSIHVEQRYVRAFRGGTGAAKTASNYAASIKAQEDAKKSGYSQVLWLDGAESKYVEEVGSMNVFFKVNGEVITPELSGSILAGVTRDSVIALLKSWGVPVSERKVAMEELVEAHQKGWLEEAFGTGTAAVISPIGSMKWGELELNIAEGKIGELSKKLYDTITGIQRGLLDDPLGWRYPIK, from the coding sequence ATGGAGAGCTTGCACATTGAGTTAAGTCAGAATTTGAAGCAGAAGCCGGACCCGGGGGCCCTGGGCTTTGGGCAATATTTCAGCGACCATATGCTGACGATGGAATATTCGCTTGAGGCGGGATGGCATGATCTGAAAATCGTCCCTTATGGTCCGATTGCCCTTGATCCTTCGGCGATGGTGTTCCATTACGGGCAGGAAGTATTCGAAGGGATGAAAGCATATCGGACGGCTGCCGGGGAATTGGTGCTGTTCCGGCCGGACATGAACCTGAAGCGGCTAAACGACTCCTGCGAGCGGTTAAGCATTCCACAGGTAGAGCCTTCCACGCTGCTGCAGGGGATCACGGAGCTTATAAAAGTCGATGCATCATGGATTCCGTCGGGAGAAGAGAACGCCTTATATATTCGTCCGTTTATCATTGCTACTGAGCCATGTCTCGGCGTACGGGCTTCACACACGTATAAGCTGCTGGTCATTCTTTCACCGGTTGGTTCCTATTATCCAGAGGGTATCCATCCGGTCAGCATTCACGTAGAACAGCGTTATGTTCGGGCTTTCCGCGGCGGAACCGGTGCTGCAAAAACGGCAAGCAACTACGCGGCCAGCATCAAAGCCCAGGAGGATGCGAAGAAGTCGGGCTACTCGCAGGTGCTCTGGCTGGATGGAGCAGAGAGCAAATATGTTGAGGAAGTTGGCAGCATGAACGTCTTCTTCAAGGTAAACGGTGAAGTCATTACACCCGAGTTGTCAGGAAGCATCTTGGCCGGGGTAACGCGAGATTCCGTTATCGCGCTGCTGAAATCATGGGGAGTTCCGGTGAGCGAACGCAAAGTTGCAATGGAGGAGCTGGTCGAGGCGCATCAGAAGGGATGGCTTGAGGAAGCTTTTGGGACGGGTACGGCCGCGGTCATTTCGCCGATCGGCAGCATGAAATGGGGGGAGCTCGAGCTGAACATTGCCGAAGGCAAAATCGGTGAGTTGTCCAAGAAGCTGTATGACACGATCACGGGCATTCAGCGCGGTCTACTTGATGATCCGCTTGGCTGGAGATATCCGATTAAATAA
- a CDS encoding SOS response-associated peptidase: protein MCGRFTITVPYEELLLRYYIDEDTNTNYEPSYNAAPMQYIPAVVKGSNGNRLGSLRWGLVPSWAKEDKIASKMINARAETITEKPSFNRLIASRRCIIPADGFYEWQQRTKSKQPFRITLKDEGIFSFAGLYDMWMDPNGNRLATCTIITTAPNSLMADIHHRMPVILRKKDEAEWLDRDHADVPALLQLLRPYDSNEMRAYPVSSEVGNVRNNDAKLLEEVKPADLL from the coding sequence ATGTGTGGACGTTTTACTATCACAGTTCCTTATGAAGAACTATTGCTGCGCTATTATATCGATGAAGACACAAACACAAACTATGAACCTTCCTATAACGCAGCTCCTATGCAATACATCCCGGCAGTGGTCAAAGGCAGTAACGGGAACCGGTTGGGGAGCCTTCGCTGGGGGTTAGTCCCATCCTGGGCTAAAGAAGATAAAATCGCCAGCAAAATGATCAACGCACGGGCGGAAACGATCACAGAAAAACCATCCTTTAATCGATTGATCGCGTCTCGCCGCTGTATTATCCCTGCTGATGGTTTTTACGAATGGCAGCAGCGGACAAAATCAAAGCAGCCGTTTCGAATCACATTGAAGGACGAGGGGATTTTCTCTTTCGCGGGGCTTTACGATATGTGGATGGACCCAAACGGAAACAGACTGGCGACCTGCACCATCATCACTACTGCGCCGAATAGTCTAATGGCCGATATTCATCACAGAATGCCGGTTATTCTCCGAAAGAAAGATGAAGCAGAATGGCTTGACAGGGATCATGCAGATGTACCGGCACTTCTGCAATTGTTGAGGCCGTATGACTCCAATGAAATGAGGGCTTATCCAGTATCGTCTGAAGTAGGCAACGTGAGGAATAATGATGCTAAGCTGCTGGAAGAAGTAAAGCCTGCCGATCTTCTATAA
- the gyrA gene encoding DNA gyrase subunit A: MSLMENFLPAYLEEVVGDRFGRYSKYIIQDRAIPDVRDGLKPVQRRILYAMYDSGNTPDKPYRKSAKTVGDVMGNYHPHGDSSIYEGMVRMAQPWKMGHVLIDGHGNWGSQDDDPAAAMRYTEARLSPIAMELLRDIDKRTVPFKDNFDNTAMEPVVLPSRYPNLLVNGVSGISAGFATEIPPHNLREVIDACIAVMEKPSMSLEEIRAYVKGPDFPTHGIIMGEEGIKDAYETGRGRIYIRAKTEIESLRGGKQQIVITEIPYQVVKSRLVTAMENIRLEKKVDGIAEVRDESGREGLRIVVELRKDADAQGILAYLLKKTDLQVTYNFNMVAIVNKAPRQLGLKPILEAYIAHQREVVTYRTQYELEKAEDRAHVVEGLVKALNILDEVIAAIKASKNRQDAQNNLQWMFGFTERQADAILTLQLYRLTNLEITSLEKELNELNKKIATLRGILESDKKLIAVIKKELLEIREKYGVDRRSEIQGEVEEIKVNLEVMVAQEDVLVTLSNEGYIKRTSMLSFTRSGGELDGSGVKDGDYIKHILEVDTLQNVLIFTQRGQYFVLPVHQIPEFKWKDNGTAIVNVIAMAKEDHIVSVIPIKTFEEPDTSLVFVTKRGQVKRTLLKDYETKRSGAVAAAKVADGDEIIQVQLSRNTAEILLLTKDGMAIRFAENEVNPMGRVASGVKGIGLKDGDEVVAALWVEGEEGEILVVSDLGYGKRSLLLDYPMQSRGGRGVQTFEFKEGKRVKPNGSRIAGGFHCKEALDIVAMTKQGESYGFNSETAPLADRKSIGKALAAVGKGDEITDLLIVPQRSEEAQAK; encoded by the coding sequence TTGAGTTTAATGGAGAACTTTTTGCCGGCCTATTTGGAGGAAGTCGTTGGCGACCGGTTTGGCCGGTATTCCAAATATATCATTCAGGATCGCGCTATTCCCGATGTGCGCGACGGCCTGAAGCCTGTCCAAAGACGGATTCTATACGCCATGTACGATTCGGGGAACACTCCGGACAAGCCGTATCGCAAATCCGCCAAGACAGTCGGAGACGTGATGGGGAATTACCATCCGCACGGCGACTCCTCGATTTACGAGGGAATGGTGCGCATGGCCCAGCCTTGGAAAATGGGGCATGTGCTGATCGACGGCCATGGGAACTGGGGCTCGCAGGACGATGACCCGGCAGCGGCGATGCGTTATACCGAGGCGAGATTGTCGCCGATCGCCATGGAGCTGCTGCGTGACATCGATAAGCGGACGGTTCCGTTCAAGGACAATTTCGACAATACCGCGATGGAGCCTGTCGTGCTTCCATCGCGGTATCCGAATCTGCTTGTCAACGGCGTCAGCGGAATTTCCGCAGGCTTCGCCACTGAAATTCCGCCGCATAATCTGCGCGAAGTCATCGATGCCTGCATTGCGGTCATGGAGAAGCCAAGCATGAGCCTGGAAGAGATTCGCGCCTATGTGAAGGGGCCGGACTTTCCGACCCACGGCATCATCATGGGTGAAGAAGGCATCAAGGATGCCTACGAGACCGGACGAGGCCGCATCTATATCCGCGCGAAGACGGAAATTGAGTCACTGCGCGGCGGGAAGCAGCAGATCGTGATTACGGAAATTCCATACCAGGTTGTTAAGTCCCGCCTGGTTACGGCAATGGAGAATATTCGCCTGGAGAAGAAGGTCGACGGGATCGCCGAAGTCCGGGACGAGAGCGGCCGCGAAGGGCTGCGGATCGTCGTGGAGCTGCGGAAGGATGCGGATGCCCAGGGGATTTTGGCGTATTTGCTGAAGAAAACCGATTTGCAGGTAACCTATAACTTCAACATGGTGGCGATCGTCAACAAGGCGCCGCGCCAGCTCGGCTTGAAGCCGATCCTTGAAGCTTATATCGCCCACCAGCGCGAGGTCGTGACCTACAGAACGCAGTACGAGCTGGAGAAGGCGGAGGATCGGGCCCATGTTGTCGAGGGACTGGTCAAAGCGCTGAACATTCTTGACGAGGTCATTGCCGCGATCAAGGCTTCCAAGAACCGTCAGGACGCTCAGAACAATCTGCAATGGATGTTCGGGTTTACCGAGCGGCAGGCCGACGCAATCCTTACATTGCAATTATACCGCTTGACGAATTTGGAAATTACGTCGTTAGAGAAAGAGTTAAACGAGCTGAACAAGAAAATTGCCACGCTGCGGGGAATTCTGGAGAGCGACAAGAAACTGATTGCGGTTATTAAGAAAGAACTGTTGGAAATCCGGGAGAAATACGGCGTGGACCGCCGCTCGGAAATTCAGGGCGAGGTTGAGGAAATCAAGGTTAACCTCGAAGTGATGGTCGCTCAGGAAGATGTGCTTGTTACGCTGTCTAATGAAGGTTATATCAAGCGTACGAGCATGCTGTCCTTTACGCGCTCCGGCGGCGAGCTGGACGGCTCGGGTGTGAAGGATGGCGATTACATTAAGCATATCCTTGAGGTGGATACGCTGCAAAATGTGCTGATCTTTACGCAGCGGGGGCAGTACTTCGTGCTGCCTGTGCATCAAATTCCCGAGTTCAAGTGGAAGGATAACGGAACGGCGATCGTCAATGTCATTGCCATGGCCAAGGAAGACCACATCGTTAGTGTTATCCCGATCAAAACCTTTGAAGAGCCGGATACAAGCCTCGTATTCGTGACGAAGCGCGGACAGGTGAAACGCACGCTGCTGAAGGATTACGAGACGAAGCGCTCCGGCGCTGTCGCCGCTGCGAAGGTTGCGGATGGGGATGAAATCATCCAGGTGCAGCTCAGCCGGAACACGGCCGAAATCCTGCTGCTCACGAAGGATGGCATGGCGATTCGCTTTGCCGAAAATGAAGTCAATCCGATGGGACGCGTTGCTTCTGGTGTTAAAGGCATTGGCCTGAAGGACGGTGACGAGGTGGTAGCCGCACTTTGGGTGGAAGGCGAAGAAGGAGAAATCCTGGTCGTCTCTGACCTGGGTTACGGCAAGCGCAGCCTGCTGCTGGATTATCCGATGCAAAGCCGCGGCGGACGCGGCGTGCAGACGTTCGAGTTCAAGGAAGGCAAGCGCGTGAAGCCGAACGGCAGCCGCATTGCGGGAGGCTTCCATTGCAAGGAAGCGCTGGACATCGTAGCTATGACGAAGCAGGGCGAGTCATATGGGTTCAATTCAGAAACGGCCCCGCTGGCCGATCGCAAATCGATCGGGAAGGCACTAGCCGCTGTAGGCAAAGGGGACGAAATTACCGATTTACTGATTGTGCCGCAGCGCAGCGAAGAGGCGCAGGCCAAATAG
- a CDS encoding RluA family pseudouridine synthase — MTTNNNNEGRNMTESDFDILYEDNHLLGIVKPVNIPTQGDASGDPDLLSLLKEDIKERHQKPGNVYLGLVHRLDRPVGGAMIFAKTSKAASRLSESVRSRSFDKTYLAIVHGTPLKQQGRLTNTLLKNERTNTVSVVTKGTPGGKEAILDYEVIGTAAGDNLTLIRVTLLTGRPHQIRVQLSHIGCPLYGDQKYGQALNKPGQQIALWSLYVGFPHPVSKEQIHITSLPPDEAPWSLWSRQTYKELARQL, encoded by the coding sequence ATGACTACAAATAACAACAACGAGGGCCGGAACATGACGGAGTCGGACTTCGATATTTTATACGAGGATAACCATCTGCTGGGGATCGTCAAACCGGTAAACATCCCGACCCAAGGGGATGCCAGCGGCGATCCCGACCTGCTGTCCTTGCTGAAGGAGGATATCAAGGAACGTCATCAGAAGCCGGGCAATGTATATTTAGGGCTCGTCCATCGCTTGGACCGGCCCGTCGGCGGCGCAATGATCTTTGCGAAGACGTCAAAGGCCGCCTCCCGGTTATCGGAGTCCGTCCGCAGCCGCAGCTTCGATAAGACGTACCTTGCCATCGTGCACGGTACGCCTCTGAAGCAGCAAGGACGTCTAACGAATACACTGCTGAAAAATGAGCGTACGAATACCGTGTCGGTCGTTACGAAGGGAACGCCTGGCGGCAAAGAGGCCATTCTTGATTATGAGGTCATTGGAACAGCTGCAGGCGACAATCTGACGCTGATTAGGGTTACCCTGCTCACCGGGCGCCCCCATCAGATCCGGGTACAGCTCAGCCATATCGGCTGCCCGCTGTACGGCGACCAGAAGTATGGCCAGGCCTTGAACAAGCCGGGCCAGCAAATCGCTCTGTGGTCACTATATGTCGGCTTCCCGCATCCGGTATCGAAGGAACAGATTCATATTACCTCCCTGCCGCCGGATGAAGCTCCTTGGAGCCTGTGGAGCAGGCAAACCTACAAGGAGCTGGCTCGGCAGCTCTGA
- the parE gene encoding DNA topoisomerase IV subunit B: protein MADQIDLFEDAVQPAVGTAASGYDADDIQVLEGLVAVRKRPGMYIGSTSSSGLHHLVWEIVDNAVDEHLAKYCSKIDISLNKDGSVTVFDNGRGIPTSIHKTGIPTPQVVFTILHAGGKFGGSGYKKSGGLHGVGASVTNALSEWLEVEIYRDGKIHRQRFEYWVDKKGKEHVGEPVTGLEIIGNTNRTGTKVTFKPDIRVFPNGIGLNYDTLAERLQEIAFLNSGLKVTLKDERSDRADEFYYEGGASQFVQFLNEGKEVLHDVIHFYAEKEDVEVEVALQYNAGYTETLASFVNSIPTRGGGTHETGFKTAYTRVMNDYARKNGLLKEKDKNLEGTDLREGMMAVISVKMAEVEFVGQTKDQLGSASARSTVDAVVSENMALFLEENPQVAQLLIKKAVQASKAREAARKARDEMRTGKKRSESSNLGGKLTPAQSKDFTRNELFIVEGDSAGGSAKQGRDSKTQAILPLKGKPMNPEKAKLADILKNDEYRYIISAIGAGIGTEFALEDSNYSKIIIMTDADTDGAHIQVLLLTFFYRYMKPLIDAGRVYIAQPPLYKITRKSGKLETVRYAWTDEQLQNYLKEFGKNFELQRYKGLGEMNPDQLWETTMNPETRTLLQVQIEDATKAERRVSTLMGDKVDPRKRWIVENVDFTEYEE from the coding sequence ATGGCCGATCAAATCGATTTGTTTGAAGACGCCGTCCAGCCGGCTGTTGGTACGGCGGCTTCAGGATACGACGCTGACGACATTCAAGTGCTCGAAGGGCTTGTCGCGGTACGTAAACGGCCAGGTATGTATATTGGCAGTACGAGCTCGTCGGGATTACATCATTTAGTATGGGAGATCGTGGATAACGCTGTCGATGAGCATTTGGCGAAGTATTGCTCTAAGATCGATATTTCATTGAACAAGGACGGATCGGTAACCGTATTCGATAACGGGCGGGGCATACCCACGAGTATTCACAAGACCGGAATTCCAACACCGCAGGTCGTGTTCACGATTCTGCACGCGGGGGGCAAATTCGGCGGTTCGGGCTACAAGAAGTCAGGCGGCCTGCACGGCGTCGGCGCTTCGGTGACGAACGCGCTGTCCGAATGGCTGGAGGTCGAAATTTACCGGGACGGCAAAATCCACCGCCAGCGCTTCGAGTACTGGGTCGATAAGAAGGGAAAGGAACATGTCGGTGAACCTGTTACTGGACTGGAGATCATCGGCAATACGAACCGGACTGGCACGAAGGTGACTTTTAAACCGGATATTCGCGTGTTTCCGAACGGAATCGGACTGAATTACGATACACTGGCCGAGCGCCTGCAGGAAATTGCCTTTCTGAATTCCGGGCTCAAGGTTACGCTGAAGGATGAGCGCTCCGATCGGGCGGATGAGTTTTATTACGAGGGCGGAGCAAGCCAGTTCGTCCAGTTCCTGAACGAAGGCAAGGAAGTACTGCACGACGTCATTCATTTCTATGCGGAGAAGGAGGACGTCGAGGTTGAGGTTGCTTTGCAATATAACGCAGGGTATACCGAGACGCTGGCTTCCTTCGTTAACTCGATTCCGACCCGCGGGGGAGGAACGCATGAGACGGGCTTCAAGACCGCGTATACGCGGGTCATGAATGATTACGCCCGCAAGAACGGCCTCCTGAAGGAGAAGGATAAGAACCTGGAAGGCACGGATCTGCGCGAGGGCATGATGGCGGTCATTAGTGTCAAGATGGCTGAGGTCGAGTTCGTCGGACAAACGAAAGATCAGCTCGGCAGCGCCTCGGCTCGAAGCACAGTGGATGCTGTCGTCTCCGAGAATATGGCGCTGTTCCTGGAAGAGAACCCGCAGGTGGCTCAGCTGCTGATCAAAAAGGCTGTGCAGGCATCCAAGGCCCGCGAAGCAGCCCGCAAAGCAAGGGATGAAATGCGCACAGGCAAGAAGCGCAGCGAGAGCTCCAACCTCGGCGGCAAGCTTACTCCTGCTCAATCGAAGGATTTCACGCGCAACGAGCTGTTCATCGTGGAGGGCGACTCCGCTGGCGGATCCGCCAAGCAGGGCCGGGACTCAAAGACCCAGGCGATTCTGCCGCTAAAAGGGAAACCGATGAACCCGGAGAAGGCAAAGCTCGCGGATATATTAAAGAACGATGAGTACCGGTACATTATCTCGGCGATCGGCGCCGGCATCGGCACGGAATTTGCGCTGGAGGACAGCAATTATTCCAAGATCATCATTATGACGGACGCGGACACGGACGGCGCGCACATCCAGGTGCTGCTGCTGACCTTCTTCTACCGCTATATGAAGCCGCTGATCGATGCGGGACGGGTGTACATTGCCCAGCCTCCGCTATACAAAATTACGCGCAAATCCGGCAAGCTTGAGACGGTTAGATATGCGTGGACTGACGAGCAGCTGCAAAATTATTTGAAGGAATTCGGCAAAAATTTCGAACTGCAGCGTTATAAAGGACTCGGAGAAATGAACCCGGATCAGCTGTGGGAAACGACGATGAATCCGGAGACACGGACGCTGCTCCAGGTGCAGATCGAGGACGCTACAAAGGCAGAGCGCCGCGTGTCCACGTTAATGGGCGATAAGGTCGATCCGCGGAAGCGCTGGATCGTCGAAAATGTAGATTTCACGGAGTATGAGGAATAG
- a CDS encoding LysR substrate-binding domain-containing protein has translation MEHRLLEYFIAVSEELHFTKAADNLGISQPTLSHQIRLLEEQLGTPLFHRSGKKIHLTQAGTVLLEHARRVFHELEQAKLVIGELTGLRRGRLRIGCSGNHLLIQSIISFHRQFPGIELSIVELATEETRDRLLTNKLDLGVVFLPLKDEQLISLPLYKEELVVIVPQDHPFAESSGIELRELALSPLVLFPPKFLARQMLDAACAEIGIQLSPVIELSTMESQCQMVAHHVGLTVVPKSYTATLRDPRLVSVPIAEPAPYRSVGIVYRKDTYMDAAIQAFIEHLSSNLQTD, from the coding sequence TTGGAACATCGTCTGCTAGAATACTTTATCGCCGTGAGCGAGGAACTGCATTTCACGAAAGCCGCGGATAATCTGGGGATTTCCCAGCCGACGCTCAGCCACCAAATCCGCTTGCTGGAAGAGCAGTTGGGCACGCCGCTGTTCCACCGGTCAGGCAAGAAAATTCATTTGACCCAGGCCGGAACGGTTCTGCTGGAGCATGCCCGCCGGGTGTTTCACGAACTGGAGCAGGCGAAGCTGGTCATCGGCGAATTGACCGGGCTGCGGCGGGGCCGATTAAGAATCGGCTGCTCAGGCAATCATTTGCTGATCCAGTCCATCATTTCCTTTCATCGCCAGTTTCCCGGGATCGAGCTATCCATCGTCGAGCTGGCGACCGAAGAAACCCGTGATCGGCTGCTCACTAACAAGCTGGATCTCGGGGTTGTATTTCTGCCGCTGAAGGACGAGCAGCTCATCAGTCTTCCTCTGTATAAAGAGGAACTCGTCGTCATCGTTCCCCAAGATCATCCTTTTGCCGAATCGAGCGGTATTGAACTGCGAGAGCTGGCCCTGTCGCCTCTCGTTTTGTTTCCCCCGAAGTTTCTGGCCCGGCAAATGCTGGATGCGGCCTGTGCTGAAATTGGCATTCAGCTCAGTCCTGTTATCGAGTTGTCCACGATGGAATCCCAGTGCCAAATGGTGGCTCATCACGTAGGCTTGACCGTCGTGCCCAAATCCTACACCGCAACGCTTCGGGACCCGCGCCTTGTCAGTGTCCCCATCGCTGAACCTGCCCCCTACCGCAGTGTTGGCATCGTGTACCGCAAAGATACATACATGGATGCAGCCATACAGGCTTTTATCGAACACTTATCCTCCAATTTGCAAACGGACTAA
- a CDS encoding ABC transporter permease has product MNSMMALVKNETIKMIKKKRFYVILLVLLVLVPIFSYAQLRAAEDKRSKFGTDWRREVQQAITDNQNSLGSDRVPEEWKKYRLIYIQQMKYYLEHDVNPRQPGAVAFTKEFLDNAATLFIPLLIMGIGSDIVSSERTSGTIKMLLTRPVRRWKVLLSKLITLLMFVSLIVVSTFIICYLISGLFFGYKGFNLPVFTGFKLQGADVDITGVHAVPQWKYILMQMGLIWFVSSVVAMLAFMVSVLVRSTAASIVIMMAALIAGNILTNLASAWTSAKYLFMVNLGLTQYLAGTPAPIEGMTLGFSLGVLAVWGLGSLVVSFLVFTKQDILN; this is encoded by the coding sequence TTGAATAGTATGATGGCATTGGTGAAGAATGAAACGATCAAGATGATTAAGAAGAAGCGCTTCTATGTCATCCTGCTGGTACTGCTCGTGCTTGTCCCGATATTCTCTTATGCGCAGTTGCGGGCGGCGGAGGATAAGCGAAGCAAGTTCGGCACGGATTGGCGCAGGGAAGTGCAGCAGGCGATTACGGACAATCAGAATTCCCTGGGCAGCGACCGCGTGCCGGAGGAATGGAAGAAATACCGTCTCATTTATATACAGCAGATGAAATATTATTTGGAGCACGACGTGAATCCCCGGCAGCCTGGAGCTGTCGCCTTTACAAAGGAGTTTCTCGATAATGCGGCGACATTGTTCATCCCGCTGCTTATTATGGGCATCGGGTCGGATATCGTCTCTTCGGAACGTACGAGCGGGACGATTAAAATGCTGCTGACCCGGCCGGTCAGGCGCTGGAAGGTGCTGCTGAGCAAGCTGATCACTTTGCTCATGTTCGTGTCGCTGATCGTCGTGTCCACGTTTATCATATGTTATTTGATATCGGGATTATTTTTTGGGTATAAAGGATTTAATTTGCCTGTCTTTACCGGATTTAAACTTCAGGGCGCAGATGTCGATATAACAGGAGTACACGCTGTTCCACAGTGGAAGTATATATTGATGCAAATGGGGCTGATCTGGTTCGTCAGTTCGGTTGTGGCTATGCTCGCCTTTATGGTATCCGTGCTTGTGCGAAGCACGGCGGCAAGCATCGTCATTATGATGGCGGCCTTGATTGCAGGCAATATCCTGACGAATTTGGCATCGGCCTGGACTAGCGCCAAATATTTGTTTATGGTCAATTTGGGCCTGACGCAATATTTGGCGGGAACGCCCGCGCCGATCGAAGGAATGACACTAGGTTTTTCATTGGGCGTGCTGGCTGTTTGGGGCCTTGGATCGCTCGTTGTTTCATTCCTTGTCTTTACGAAACAGGATATATTGAATTAA